The Sorangiineae bacterium MSr11367 genome window below encodes:
- the prfA gene encoding peptide chain release factor 1: MMIPVEKLEQLSRRYRELDDLMCQPDVLSDRLKLAKLTKERSDIEPVVGQFQRYRDVEKNIRDNEEALTDPELRPLAEQELPVLQDERNTLERTIKLLLLPQDPNDKKNTIVEIRSGEGGEEAALFAADLFRMFARYAERQAWTLEVLSLSEAAAGGYKECIVLITGKDVYSQLRFEGGVHRVQRVPATETQGRIHTSTATVAVLPEADDVDVQIDEKDLEISIAASGGPGGQGVNTTNSAVQILHKPTGMIVKCQDERSQLKNKAKALKVLKSRLLDIEREKQDAAVSAERRGMVGTGERSQKIRTYNYPQNRVTDHRIRLTLNKLDRIIDGDLDELITALRNERQAALLQEASGEPRRVEDRGGDESDER; encoded by the coding sequence ATCATGATCCCCGTCGAAAAGCTCGAACAACTCTCCCGCCGTTACCGTGAGCTGGACGACTTGATGTGCCAGCCGGACGTCCTTTCCGACCGGCTAAAGCTCGCGAAGCTCACCAAAGAGCGCTCGGACATCGAGCCGGTCGTGGGCCAATTCCAGCGTTACCGCGATGTCGAGAAGAACATCCGCGACAACGAGGAAGCCCTGACGGATCCGGAGCTGCGCCCCCTCGCCGAGCAGGAGCTTCCCGTCCTGCAGGACGAGCGCAACACCCTCGAGCGCACCATCAAGTTGCTCCTTCTCCCGCAAGATCCGAACGACAAGAAGAACACCATCGTCGAGATCCGGAGCGGTGAGGGCGGGGAAGAAGCCGCCCTCTTCGCGGCCGACTTGTTCCGCATGTTCGCGCGCTACGCCGAGCGGCAAGCTTGGACCTTGGAGGTCCTCTCGCTCAGCGAGGCGGCCGCGGGTGGCTACAAGGAGTGCATCGTCCTCATCACCGGCAAGGACGTGTACTCCCAGCTTCGCTTCGAAGGCGGCGTCCACCGCGTCCAGCGCGTGCCCGCCACGGAGACCCAGGGACGCATTCACACCTCCACCGCCACCGTGGCCGTCCTGCCCGAGGCCGACGACGTGGACGTTCAGATCGACGAGAAAGATCTCGAGATCAGCATCGCTGCCAGCGGCGGGCCCGGAGGCCAGGGCGTCAACACCACCAACAGCGCCGTCCAAATTTTGCACAAGCCCACGGGCATGATCGTCAAGTGCCAGGACGAGCGCTCGCAGCTGAAAAATAAAGCCAAGGCGCTCAAGGTCCTCAAGAGTCGTCTGCTCGACATCGAGCGCGAGAAGCAAGATGCCGCGGTCTCGGCCGAGCGCCGGGGCATGGTGGGCACGGGCGAGCGGAGCCAGAAGATTCGCACCTACAACTATCCGCAGAACCGCGTGACGGATCATCGCATCCGCCTCACGCTGAACAAGCTCGACCGAATCATCGATGGCGATCTCGACGAGCTCATCACGGCCTTGCGCAACGAGCGGCAGGCCGCGCTCCTTCAAGAAGCGAGCGGGGAGCCACGTCGAGTCGAAGACCGAGGTGGTGATGAGTCAGACGAGCGGTGA
- a CDS encoding DUF1385 domain-containing protein yields the protein MTDARTDLQQTRQQPAPSATARPYIGGQAVLEGVMMRAPHSFSIVVRRRDGSLLVRERAVADERVGIRRWPLVRGVSSLVESLRLGSESLRFSVEQLEKDLAAEEAAELAKSKASTAGLSALLLLRAFGLSLFSLLSTDDGQAVASGTDAKKGARGAMGVMLVFAIAFLIALPQAAAAGINRLFNLGLEVQSPLFQVITGALKLTVVVGYMLLIRRVPDIRRVFQYHGAEHKTISTYEAGEELVVANARAKTTLHPRCGTTFLVMVALVSILVFTAVGGLLPRIHTGSAIADNVLFFLEKLPFLPLIAAATFEIQRVFARYCTTGPLRALLWPGFLVQKITTIEPDDDQLEVALASLRATLFREHGEVPEVADDVSFANYEALATASHLRS from the coding sequence ATGACGGACGCCCGCACCGACTTGCAGCAGACTCGACAGCAGCCCGCGCCTTCGGCCACCGCCCGACCGTACATTGGCGGCCAGGCCGTCCTCGAGGGCGTCATGATGCGAGCGCCCCACTCGTTTTCCATCGTCGTGCGCCGGCGTGATGGCTCGCTGCTCGTTCGCGAGCGCGCCGTCGCCGACGAGAGGGTCGGCATCCGCCGCTGGCCGCTCGTGCGCGGGGTAAGCTCCTTGGTCGAGTCGCTCCGTTTGGGGAGCGAGTCCCTGCGGTTTTCCGTCGAGCAGCTCGAGAAAGACCTCGCCGCCGAAGAAGCCGCCGAGCTCGCCAAAAGCAAAGCCAGCACCGCAGGCCTCTCCGCGCTCCTTCTGCTGCGCGCGTTTGGCCTTTCGCTGTTTTCGCTGCTCAGCACGGACGATGGTCAGGCTGTCGCCTCCGGCACGGACGCCAAAAAAGGCGCCCGCGGTGCCATGGGCGTCATGCTCGTTTTCGCGATCGCCTTCCTCATTGCGTTGCCGCAGGCCGCCGCCGCGGGCATCAACCGCCTTTTCAACCTCGGACTCGAGGTGCAGTCGCCGCTGTTTCAGGTGATCACCGGCGCACTCAAGCTCACCGTCGTCGTCGGCTACATGCTCCTCATCCGGCGCGTGCCCGACATCCGCCGCGTGTTCCAGTACCACGGCGCCGAGCACAAGACGATCAGCACCTACGAAGCGGGCGAAGAGCTCGTCGTCGCCAATGCGCGCGCGAAGACCACGCTCCATCCCCGGTGCGGCACCACCTTCCTCGTCATGGTGGCCCTCGTCTCCATCCTCGTCTTCACCGCGGTGGGTGGCCTTCTGCCGCGCATCCACACCGGCAGCGCCATCGCGGACAACGTCCTCTTCTTCCTCGAGAAGCTCCCGTTCCTCCCGCTCATCGCGGCCGCAACCTTCGAAATCCAGCGCGTCTTCGCGCGCTACTGCACCACCGGCCCGCTCCGTGCGCTCCTTTGGCCCGGCTTCCTCGTGCAGAAGATCACCACCATCGAGCCGGACGACGATCAGCTCGAAGTGGCCCTCGCTTCCCTGCGTGCGACGCTCTTTCGCGAACACGGTGAGGTTCCCGAGGTGGCCGACGACGTGTCGTTCGCCAACTACGAGGCGCTCGCGACCGCGTCGCATCTTCGATCATGA
- the rpmE gene encoding 50S ribosomal protein L31, whose product MKEGIHPNYPAARVSCACGNSFVTRSTRGDFQVDVCAACHPFYTGTQKLIDTAGRVDRFRKRYEGKTVAGKKAAEAPKAETPKA is encoded by the coding sequence ATGAAAGAAGGCATTCATCCGAATTATCCCGCCGCCCGCGTATCCTGCGCCTGCGGCAACTCCTTCGTCACCCGCTCGACGCGTGGCGATTTCCAGGTCGACGTCTGCGCAGCCTGCCATCCCTTCTACACGGGTACGCAGAAGCTGATCGACACGGCCGGCCGCGTCGATCGCTTCCGTAAGCGCTACGAGGGCAAGACCGTCGCCGGCAAGAAGGCCGCCGAGGCGCCCAAGGCCGAGACGCCGAAGGCCTAG
- the ssb gene encoding single-stranded DNA-binding protein translates to MAEGLNKVLLLGNLGADPELRVTPGGQAILKLRLATTETYLDRNNARQERTEWHQVTVWGKRGEALAKILSKGSSIFVEGSLRTSSYEKDGEKRYRTDIVANNIILAGGRRGGGDQPFEGGGGRPERSSYSNRGGGGGGGGESGGGGGGWGGGGGGGGRPQQPAQAPAQDPGDDYGSGFGGGDDDIPF, encoded by the coding sequence ATGGCGGAAGGTCTCAATAAGGTACTCTTGCTCGGAAACTTGGGGGCGGATCCGGAGCTGCGCGTCACGCCCGGCGGCCAGGCCATCCTCAAGCTTCGTCTGGCCACGACCGAGACTTATCTCGATCGAAACAACGCCCGCCAAGAACGAACCGAGTGGCATCAAGTCACCGTTTGGGGCAAGCGCGGAGAGGCGCTGGCAAAGATCCTAAGTAAGGGCTCGAGCATATTCGTAGAGGGATCCCTCCGCACGAGCAGCTACGAAAAAGATGGCGAGAAACGATACCGCACGGACATCGTCGCCAACAACATCATCCTTGCGGGCGGGCGCCGTGGCGGCGGAGACCAGCCCTTCGAAGGTGGCGGCGGCCGTCCCGAGCGCTCCTCTTACAGCAACCGCGGTGGCGGCGGCGGGGGAGGGGGCGAGTCCGGGGGTGGCGGCGGAGGCTGGGGTGGCGGTGGCGGGGGAGGCGGTCGCCCCCAGCAGCCAGCTCAGGCCCCGGCCCAGGATCCGGGCGACGACTACGGCAGCGGCTTCGGCGGCGGCGACGACGACATCCCGTTCTGA
- a CDS encoding glycosyltransferase — MTKPRISIVIPVYNEQGILHAAIVDLRERLKSFGWSYEVILAENGSRDHTVEIGEELSKKYNDPATGQIRIMSLGEPNYGKAMKQGILLARGELVICEEIDLCDADFHRRAIDILETGEADLVIGSKLADGSEDDRPMVRHVASQAYSTMLKLLLGFRGTDTHGLKAFRRVALLDTVRACLVDKDVFASEFVIRADRGGVKIREIPVRVIEKRPPSINLFKRVPNVLKNVAKLTYAIRIRG, encoded by the coding sequence ATGACCAAGCCGCGTATTTCGATCGTCATACCCGTTTACAACGAGCAGGGCATCCTGCACGCGGCCATCGTGGACCTTCGCGAGCGTCTCAAGTCGTTCGGCTGGAGCTACGAGGTCATCTTGGCCGAAAACGGCTCGCGCGACCACACGGTGGAAATCGGCGAGGAGCTATCGAAAAAGTACAACGATCCCGCCACGGGGCAGATCCGCATCATGAGCCTGGGGGAGCCCAATTACGGCAAGGCCATGAAGCAGGGCATCTTGCTAGCGCGGGGCGAACTCGTCATCTGCGAGGAAATCGACCTTTGCGATGCGGATTTTCATCGCCGCGCCATCGACATCCTCGAAACCGGCGAGGCCGACCTGGTCATCGGCTCCAAACTGGCCGACGGTTCGGAGGACGACCGTCCCATGGTCCGTCACGTGGCTAGCCAGGCCTATTCGACGATGCTCAAGCTTCTTCTCGGCTTCCGCGGGACGGACACGCACGGGCTCAAGGCCTTTCGGCGCGTGGCACTCCTCGACACCGTGCGGGCCTGCTTGGTCGACAAGGACGTTTTCGCGAGTGAGTTCGTCATCCGCGCGGATCGAGGCGGCGTGAAGATTCGGGAGATCCCGGTCCGGGTCATCGAAAAGCGGCCGCCGTCGATCAACCTCTTCAAGCGCGTGCCCAACGTGTTGAAAAACGTGGCCAAGCTCACGTACGCCATCCGCATCCGGGGGTAG
- a CDS encoding glycerol-3-phosphate dehydrogenase/oxidase, which yields MSDANGRNGMGVDDAAVDASYDVAVIGGGVNGTGVARDLSLRGLRVVLFERHDLAFGASGNSSGMIHGGARYLPTNPKVTRQSCQDSGYIQQIAPHLLFRIPFLMPVRAGARGRIMIELLDAFFRAYDRYQPLKRGELHTRLDGQELAHLEPGLHGDLVGGVTFDEWGVDGTRLCVLNALDAKERGAAVHVHTTVESLARGPGEPRRYVIRARDRLTQKAFAVEATNVVNATGAWGPITATLGKLPGERVRVRPAKGIHVVFDRRLSNYAILTEAIDGRQIFLEPWENMSVIGTTDDDFFGDLDDVVATSEEVRYLVQGVARVFPAIREARAIGTTAAVRPTLYEYGPNEDALSREHAIVDHAQDGAPGVYSMIGGKLASYRLFAEEMADRLAPGTTCSTHVKALPGGDAVPDALAVAEQNELTPVAARRLVYRHGSRAKRILQRMVRRPRERAVVCPCEPVFEAEVRHVLQEEMARSVDDVARRTRLGLGACGGMRCAARCGQIVADELGLAPHEGIEQARTFLEGRAKTRIVAMGPGQARQEALAMAHLRATIGSKGRT from the coding sequence GTGTCCGACGCGAACGGCCGGAACGGCATGGGGGTGGATGATGCGGCGGTGGATGCGTCGTACGATGTGGCGGTCATCGGAGGCGGCGTCAATGGCACCGGCGTCGCGCGCGATCTTTCCCTGCGCGGGCTGCGCGTGGTGCTTTTCGAACGGCACGATTTGGCCTTTGGGGCGAGCGGCAATTCGAGTGGGATGATCCACGGCGGGGCGCGGTACCTGCCGACGAATCCGAAGGTGACGCGGCAGTCGTGCCAGGACTCGGGGTACATCCAGCAGATTGCACCGCATCTTTTGTTTCGCATTCCGTTCCTGATGCCGGTGCGTGCGGGGGCGCGCGGGCGGATCATGATCGAGCTGCTCGATGCCTTTTTTCGAGCGTACGATCGATACCAACCGCTCAAGCGCGGGGAGCTTCACACGCGGCTCGATGGTCAGGAGCTCGCGCACCTGGAGCCGGGGCTGCACGGCGATCTGGTCGGCGGGGTGACGTTCGACGAGTGGGGCGTCGACGGGACGCGGCTGTGCGTGCTCAATGCGCTCGACGCGAAGGAGCGCGGGGCGGCGGTGCACGTGCATACGACGGTGGAGTCGCTGGCCCGAGGACCGGGTGAGCCGCGGCGCTACGTGATTCGTGCGCGCGATCGTCTGACGCAAAAGGCATTTGCGGTGGAGGCGACGAACGTCGTCAATGCAACGGGGGCCTGGGGGCCCATCACGGCGACGTTGGGAAAGCTTCCGGGCGAACGCGTGCGGGTGCGGCCGGCCAAAGGGATTCACGTGGTGTTCGATCGGCGGCTGTCGAACTACGCGATTTTGACGGAGGCCATCGACGGTCGGCAGATTTTCCTCGAGCCGTGGGAAAACATGAGCGTCATCGGAACGACCGACGACGACTTTTTCGGGGACCTGGACGACGTGGTGGCGACCAGCGAGGAGGTTCGCTACCTGGTCCAAGGCGTGGCCCGGGTGTTTCCCGCGATTCGGGAAGCGCGCGCGATTGGGACGACCGCGGCGGTGCGCCCGACGCTGTACGAATATGGGCCCAACGAGGATGCGCTGTCGCGGGAGCATGCCATCGTGGACCACGCGCAAGACGGGGCGCCCGGCGTGTACTCGATGATCGGGGGCAAGCTGGCGAGCTACCGTCTCTTCGCGGAGGAGATGGCGGATCGGCTCGCGCCCGGGACGACGTGCTCGACGCACGTGAAGGCGCTACCCGGGGGCGATGCGGTGCCAGACGCGTTGGCGGTGGCCGAGCAGAACGAGCTGACGCCGGTGGCGGCGCGGCGGCTGGTCTATCGGCACGGGTCGCGGGCGAAGCGCATTTTGCAACGCATGGTGCGGCGGCCGCGCGAGCGCGCGGTGGTGTGCCCGTGCGAGCCGGTGTTCGAGGCCGAGGTGCGGCACGTGCTGCAAGAAGAGATGGCGCGCTCGGTGGACGATGTCGCGCGTCGGACGCGTTTGGGGCTAGGAGCCTGCGGAGGAATGCGCTGCGCGGCGCGCTGCGGGCAGATCGTGGCGGACGAGCTCGGGCTGGCGCCGCACGAAGGCATCGAGCAGGCGCGCACGTTTCTCGAGGGGCGCGCGAAGACGCGCATCGTGGCGATGGGGCCCGGCCAGGCGCGCCAGGAGGCGCTGGCGATGGCGCATCTGCGCGCGACGATCGGGTCGAAGGGTCGGACGTGA
- a CDS encoding FAD-binding protein: protein MKPVVVVGAGAAGLGAALRLAHGGCPVQVIDGAAGATALSCGAVDVTPWEDGDAGERVEDEALQLLEGLGLHRVAGALLATTAGILRGAGGADRALLDVGAWRGGTVLVPRTDHPGWDGGVLARSWSDTETARARGLTFTAVDATLLRFREERALCDADIAARHDDAARLGWLAERLREALARHGRCVGVILPPWLGVEAPRAEALSERVGLPCGEALSALASAAGRRFEFARDRALARAGVSVRRGWVRRVVASSPWTVELEDGEPLAASAVVLAAGGLVGGGIAYDPSEAQVASEVPAQARPVFRTGIEAPGMLGAGGRPLELPGSLFGVPPESIAWPFARDPLMDRVGLLVDGAMRVKGAPGGLLACGDLVADRPRTWLEAWRSGVRAGNALCGMLLGGEDVDLHDARG from the coding sequence GTGAAGCCCGTGGTCGTGGTGGGGGCTGGCGCGGCGGGGTTGGGGGCGGCGCTTCGTCTGGCGCATGGGGGCTGCCCGGTGCAGGTGATCGATGGCGCGGCGGGGGCGACGGCGCTGTCGTGCGGTGCGGTGGACGTGACGCCGTGGGAAGATGGGGATGCGGGCGAGCGCGTCGAAGACGAGGCGCTGCAGCTGTTGGAAGGGCTCGGGTTGCATCGGGTGGCCGGCGCGCTGTTGGCCACGACGGCGGGCATCCTGCGCGGGGCGGGTGGTGCCGATCGGGCGCTGCTGGATGTGGGTGCGTGGCGTGGCGGGACGGTGTTGGTGCCGCGCACGGACCATCCCGGTTGGGATGGCGGGGTGCTCGCGCGATCGTGGAGCGATACGGAGACCGCCCGGGCGCGCGGGCTGACGTTCACGGCGGTGGATGCGACGCTGTTGCGTTTTCGGGAGGAGCGGGCTCTCTGCGATGCGGACATTGCCGCGCGGCACGATGACGCCGCACGACTCGGCTGGCTTGCCGAACGGCTGCGCGAGGCGCTCGCCCGCCACGGGCGTTGCGTTGGGGTAATTCTTCCCCCGTGGCTGGGGGTCGAGGCCCCGCGTGCGGAAGCCTTGTCCGAGCGGGTCGGGCTTCCTTGCGGGGAGGCGCTGTCGGCGTTGGCCTCGGCCGCGGGCCGCCGTTTCGAGTTTGCGCGCGATCGCGCGCTGGCGCGGGCCGGTGTTTCGGTGCGGCGCGGCTGGGTGCGTCGTGTCGTGGCGTCGTCGCCGTGGACGGTGGAGTTGGAGGACGGGGAGCCCCTCGCCGCGTCGGCCGTGGTGCTCGCCGCGGGCGGGTTGGTGGGCGGAGGTATCGCCTACGATCCGAGCGAGGCGCAGGTGGCCAGTGAGGTGCCCGCACAGGCACGGCCCGTGTTCCGTACGGGCATCGAGGCGCCGGGGATGCTGGGCGCGGGCGGGCGGCCGCTGGAGCTACCGGGCTCGCTGTTTGGTGTGCCGCCCGAGTCCATCGCGTGGCCTTTTGCAAGGGATCCGCTGATGGACCGGGTGGGGCTGCTCGTGGACGGTGCGATGCGTGTGAAGGGCGCACCGGGCGGACTCCTCGCCTGCGGCGATCTCGTGGCCGATCGGCCGCGTACGTGGCTCGAGGCCTGGAGGTCGGGAGTCCGCGCCGGAAACGCGCTGTGCGGGATGCTACTTGGCGGCGAGGACGTCGACCTTCACGATGCTCGGGGGTGA
- a CDS encoding antibiotic biosynthesis monooxygenase, producing MLKVGFLATLEAKPGKEAELSAFLKSAQALAAAEHGTVVWYAFQSGPRTFGIFDAFADETGRTAHIEGPIAKALLGKADELLASPPSIVKVDVLAAK from the coding sequence ATGTTGAAAGTCGGATTTCTCGCGACGCTCGAAGCCAAGCCCGGAAAAGAAGCAGAACTGTCGGCCTTTCTCAAAAGCGCACAGGCCCTCGCCGCCGCGGAACATGGAACCGTGGTCTGGTACGCGTTTCAGTCGGGCCCGCGCACCTTCGGCATCTTCGACGCGTTTGCCGACGAAACCGGCCGCACCGCGCACATCGAAGGGCCCATTGCCAAGGCCCTCCTCGGTAAAGCCGACGAACTGCTCGCTTCACCCCCGAGCATCGTGAAGGTCGACGTCCTCGCCGCCAAGTAG
- a CDS encoding helix-turn-helix domain-containing protein codes for MKISVLVLEDVFDTGLSAVLDTLETANELAGECSRHDVRCVGVRAGVRTHQGFGVPLAPKPHRAPDLVVLPALACKQPETIVAALARPDVADAIVLLNRWHAHGVRIAAACTGTFVLGRAGLLDGHRATTSWWLGPAFRREFPSVELDHDQMVVADRGTLTAGAALAHVDLALTVIRERSPSLADLVARHLLVEDRASQAPFIAPGHIAHDDELVKRFETWTRRNIAESFDLARAARAVGASERTLQRRIRMVLGRSPIAFVQDLRLERAAHLLRTTRDNVDNVARLVGYEDGATLRVLIRRKLRTSVRDLRRTG; via the coding sequence ATGAAGATTTCGGTGCTCGTTCTGGAGGACGTGTTCGACACGGGGCTGTCGGCGGTGCTCGATACCCTCGAGACGGCAAACGAGTTGGCCGGCGAGTGTTCGCGGCACGATGTCCGATGCGTGGGCGTGCGGGCCGGCGTGCGCACGCACCAGGGCTTCGGGGTGCCATTGGCGCCGAAGCCGCACCGCGCTCCCGATCTCGTGGTGCTGCCGGCCTTGGCGTGCAAGCAGCCGGAAACCATCGTGGCGGCGTTGGCGCGCCCCGATGTGGCCGACGCGATCGTGCTGCTCAACCGATGGCACGCGCATGGGGTGCGCATTGCGGCGGCGTGCACGGGGACGTTCGTGCTCGGGCGCGCGGGGCTGCTCGATGGCCATCGCGCGACGACGAGCTGGTGGCTCGGTCCGGCGTTTCGGCGGGAGTTTCCTTCGGTGGAGCTCGATCACGATCAGATGGTCGTCGCAGACCGCGGGACGCTTACGGCGGGGGCAGCGCTTGCGCACGTCGATCTCGCGCTCACGGTGATTCGCGAGCGCAGTCCGAGCCTGGCCGATCTGGTGGCGCGCCACCTTTTGGTCGAGGATCGAGCTTCTCAGGCGCCCTTCATTGCGCCGGGGCACATTGCCCACGACGACGAGCTCGTGAAGCGATTCGAAACGTGGACGCGCCGGAACATCGCCGAGTCGTTCGATCTCGCGCGGGCGGCGCGCGCCGTGGGAGCAAGCGAGCGCACGCTCCAACGGCGCATCCGCATGGTGCTCGGACGGTCGCCGATTGCCTTCGTGCAGGATCTGCGTCTCGAGCGGGCCGCCCACTTGTTGCGGACCACGCGCGACAACGTCGACAACGTCGCCCGCCTGGTGGGCTACGAAGACGGCGCCACGCTGCGCGTTCTCATACGCCGCAAACTCCGTACCAGCGTCCGTGACTTGCGACGCACAGGGTAA
- a CDS encoding sigma 54-interacting transcriptional regulator: protein MEDKPTLTISEGPSSGSWVLEVCDSAGVQYLPLAPGRFVVGSSPQAEIKVCDPAVSARHCSIVVSRDGISLCDLGSKNGTFVGGARVKDAWCAVGTSITIGRSTLTLSEGAREVVLSDGGTFQPLPGVAGSSLPMRRMTEFVRRIAAYPNAVLISGETGTGKELIARALHTEGPRKERPFIALNVSTLPRELVESELFGHERGAFTSATSRRTGAFADAEGGTLFLDEIGELPVEAQPKLLRALDGYEVRRVGATGSGYRPNVRVVAASHVSLDERIDQGLFRRDLYHRLEGFIVDIPALRDRKGDIAVIARTLLASSCAGIGARTLAPGAVDRLSSHDWPGNVRELRNVLLRSADLACDNAGVIEAVHVERALNPRADSRPPLSLTPQTAKALLEKHDNNMSAAAREAGYPRTSFRKVLMGILLERRKR from the coding sequence ATGGAAGACAAGCCGACATTGACCATTTCAGAAGGCCCGAGCAGCGGTTCGTGGGTGCTCGAGGTATGTGACAGCGCGGGGGTTCAGTATCTGCCTCTTGCCCCGGGCCGCTTCGTTGTCGGTTCGTCTCCGCAGGCTGAAATCAAGGTGTGCGATCCCGCGGTGAGCGCCCGCCATTGTTCCATCGTGGTGAGTCGAGACGGCATTTCGCTTTGCGATCTCGGTTCGAAGAACGGCACCTTCGTTGGCGGCGCTCGGGTGAAAGATGCGTGGTGTGCCGTAGGGACGAGCATCACGATTGGGCGTTCGACCCTGACATTGAGCGAGGGAGCTCGCGAGGTGGTGCTCAGCGACGGAGGCACATTTCAACCGCTCCCCGGCGTTGCGGGGAGTTCGCTGCCGATGCGCCGCATGACGGAATTCGTCCGGCGAATCGCCGCCTATCCCAATGCCGTTCTCATTTCGGGGGAGACCGGCACGGGCAAAGAACTGATCGCCCGTGCACTGCACACGGAGGGGCCGCGCAAGGAGCGACCTTTCATCGCCCTGAACGTGTCGACGCTTCCGCGCGAGCTCGTCGAATCGGAGTTGTTCGGGCATGAACGGGGCGCGTTTACCAGCGCCACGTCGCGCCGTACCGGAGCCTTCGCCGATGCCGAAGGCGGTACGCTGTTTCTCGACGAAATCGGTGAGCTGCCCGTCGAAGCGCAGCCGAAGCTGCTCCGCGCGCTCGATGGATACGAGGTGCGCCGGGTCGGAGCGACCGGCAGCGGTTACCGCCCCAATGTACGCGTGGTGGCCGCGTCCCACGTCTCGCTCGACGAGCGGATCGACCAGGGGCTCTTCCGGCGCGACCTTTACCATCGCCTCGAGGGCTTCATCGTCGACATACCGGCTCTGCGCGATCGAAAAGGAGACATCGCGGTGATTGCGCGCACGCTGCTGGCCTCCTCGTGCGCGGGCATTGGTGCGCGCACGCTCGCTCCTGGCGCGGTGGATCGTCTTTCCTCGCACGATTGGCCCGGCAACGTTCGAGAGTTGCGCAACGTGCTCCTTCGTTCGGCCGATCTGGCGTGCGACAATGCGGGCGTCATCGAGGCGGTTCACGTGGAGCGCGCCCTGAATCCACGGGCGGACTCGCGCCCCCCGCTTTCCCTCACGCCTCAGACGGCCAAAGCTTTGTTGGAGAAGCATGACAACAACATGAGCGCCGCCGCCCGCGAGGCCGGCTACCCGCGTACCTCGTTCCGCAAGGTGCTCATGGGCATTCTCTTGGAGCGCCGCAAGCGCTAA